A single Natrinema sp. HArc-T2 DNA region contains:
- a CDS encoding sodium:phosphate symporter — protein MAGLSNQSSVPLSFQILGTVVLFLFAIQLLGSAVETLSPLLRRSLEQIIVNDRSALGVSWIASYVLANGSIVAALSLTLFRSELVIPSQLFLMVVGSRLGGAAIVLFIGAFDYLNEELESVSESVRLGLLTFLLTHSIYLPVLVVGYVLLPVVESWNVSHPVIAGETGIADRLVPETDVNVPDLVPVFTEWIINAVGAVVAFLLAFGLIFLSMRLFDRILDSVDKQRLRERYVKRLNDKWTSFTIGLVFTGLTMSVAFSLGVIVPLYNRGHIKRREIIPYILGANIGTLVDTLIIAVALDVPVGVLTVALLLGLGFLISLLPLLFYNRYVSGITMVYEEIVDNRGYFIGFLISLLIVPLLLIVLR, from the coding sequence GTGGCGGGATTGTCCAATCAGTCATCAGTACCGCTCTCGTTTCAGATACTGGGTACGGTCGTTCTGTTCCTCTTTGCGATTCAGCTGCTTGGATCAGCGGTCGAGACGCTCTCACCGCTTCTCAGACGAAGCCTCGAGCAAATCATCGTCAATGATCGCTCGGCGCTCGGCGTCAGTTGGATCGCGTCGTACGTGTTAGCGAACGGCTCGATCGTCGCTGCCCTGTCACTTACACTGTTCCGGTCTGAACTCGTCATCCCGTCGCAGTTGTTTCTCATGGTCGTCGGCTCGCGACTCGGTGGGGCTGCGATCGTGCTCTTTATCGGGGCGTTCGATTATCTGAACGAAGAACTCGAGTCGGTAAGCGAGTCGGTGCGACTCGGACTGCTAACGTTTTTGCTCACTCACTCGATCTATCTGCCGGTGCTCGTGGTCGGATACGTCTTACTCCCCGTCGTCGAATCGTGGAACGTCTCCCATCCCGTGATTGCCGGCGAGACGGGAATCGCCGATCGACTGGTTCCCGAAACGGATGTGAACGTTCCAGATCTCGTTCCGGTATTCACTGAGTGGATTATCAATGCTGTCGGCGCAGTCGTTGCGTTTCTCCTGGCGTTTGGGTTGATTTTCTTGAGTATGCGGCTTTTCGACCGCATACTCGACAGCGTCGACAAACAGCGGTTACGAGAGCGGTATGTGAAACGCTTGAACGACAAGTGGACCTCGTTTACCATCGGACTCGTTTTCACCGGGCTCACGATGAGTGTCGCGTTCTCTCTCGGCGTGATCGTACCACTCTACAACCGCGGCCATATCAAACGACGTGAGATTATCCCGTATATTCTGGGCGCAAATATCGGAACGCTGGTCGACACACTCATTATCGCAGTGGCGCTGGACGTTCCTGTTGGCGTGCTAACTGTCGCGTTGTTACTCGGTCTCGGGTTTCTCATCTCGTTGCTGCCGTTACTATTCTACAACAGGTATGTCAGCGGTATTACCATGGTGTATGAGGAAATTGTCGATAACAGAGGCTATTTTATCGGCTTTCTCATCTCACTGTTGATCGTCCCGTTATTGCTTATCGTTCTGCGATAG
- a CDS encoding cobalamin B12-binding domain-containing protein, which produces MSTGNDERTIRCMVAKVGLDGHDRGAHVISRAFRDAGFEVIYSGLHKAPDDIVQAAVQEDIDVLGISILSGAHDTLVPKIMDGLEEYGAKDDTLVLVGGVIPEEDRDELKEAGAAAIFGPGTSIEETIDFVRENAPDR; this is translated from the coding sequence ATGAGTACCGGGAACGATGAGCGGACGATTCGATGTATGGTAGCGAAAGTCGGTCTCGACGGCCACGACCGTGGCGCACACGTCATCTCTCGAGCGTTCCGTGACGCCGGCTTCGAGGTCATCTACTCCGGGCTGCACAAGGCACCCGACGACATCGTGCAGGCCGCAGTTCAGGAGGACATCGACGTCCTCGGTATCTCGATTCTGTCCGGGGCTCACGACACGCTCGTCCCGAAAATCATGGACGGCCTCGAGGAATACGGCGCGAAAGACGATACGCTCGTGCTCGTCGGCGGCGTCATTCCGGAGGAAGACCGCGACGAACTCAAAGAGGCGGGAGCTGCTGCGATCTTCGGCCCCGGAACGTCGATCGAAGAGACGATCGACTTCGTCCGCGAGAACGCCCCCGACCGGTAA
- a CDS encoding dienelactone hydrolase family protein: MSGSNLVSIPVDDVELEGELVVPEGASGLVVFAHGSGSSRKSPRNNYVADVIRERGLGTLLFDLLTEAEDQTRENRFDIPLLTDRLVAVTEWLRDRPETASLRYGYFGSSTGAASALRGAARDETDIDAVVSRGGRVDLASPVLEDVTAPVLLIVGGNDMQVLELNRDAADALTCETELHVVEGAGHLFEGPGQLEEVAEVAADWFAAKLD; this comes from the coding sequence ATGTCGGGATCGAACCTCGTGTCCATTCCGGTCGACGACGTCGAACTCGAGGGAGAACTCGTCGTCCCCGAGGGGGCAAGTGGGCTCGTGGTCTTCGCCCACGGCAGCGGGAGCAGCCGGAAGAGCCCGCGCAACAACTACGTCGCCGACGTGATCCGAGAACGGGGGCTGGGAACGCTGCTGTTCGATCTGCTGACCGAAGCCGAAGACCAGACCCGCGAAAACCGCTTCGACATTCCGCTGTTGACCGACCGACTCGTCGCGGTGACCGAGTGGCTGCGAGACCGCCCTGAAACTGCATCGCTCCGGTACGGCTATTTCGGCTCGAGTACCGGTGCCGCATCGGCCCTGCGAGGGGCGGCCCGCGACGAAACCGACATCGATGCCGTCGTCTCCCGCGGTGGTCGCGTCGACCTTGCGTCACCGGTCCTCGAGGACGTAACCGCCCCCGTGTTGCTCATCGTCGGCGGCAACGACATGCAGGTACTCGAGTTAAATCGCGACGCTGCCGATGCGCTCACCTGCGAAACCGAACTGCACGTCGTCGAGGGCGCAGGCCACCTCTTCGAGGGACCGGGCCAACTCGAGGAAGTCGCCGAGGTGGCTGCCGACTGGTTCGCAGCGAAACTCGACTAG
- a CDS encoding methylmalonyl-CoA mutase, whose amino-acid sequence MFDENELDEISQQRESWEDETLEPFLEHGERKERFATVSNHEVDRLYTPEDIADLDFDEDLGFPGEPPYTRGPYPTMYRGRTWTMRQFAGFGTAEETNERFHYLIDEGQTGLSTAFDMPSLMGLDSDHPMSEGEVGKEGVAVDTLRDMEVLFDGIDIGEVSTSFTINPSAAVIYAMYIALADQQGVPRDEVRGTLQNDMLKEFIAQKEWVIPPEPSLEVVTDTIEFAVEETPKFHPVSISGYHIREAGSTAAQEAAFTLADGFAYVEDCLERGLDVDEFAPLLSFFFNSHNSIFEEIAKFRASRRVYARVMEDWYGADAPESKRMKFHTQTAGQSLTAQQPLNNIVRVTIQALAGVFGGTQSLHTNSFDEALALPSEKAVRVALRTQQIIAEESGAADIVDPMGGSFAIEKLTNEMEAEIMAYLEEIKEMGDGSVRDGVLNGINQGYYHREIQEASYEYQQRVERGEEVVVGVNEYTIEEDTSPELLHVDETTRDRQLERLEQVKADRDDEAVDATLEALSDAITSDENVMPYIVDAVKAYATMGEIMQVFQDHHGAYREEISPV is encoded by the coding sequence ATGTTCGACGAGAACGAGCTGGACGAGATCTCCCAGCAACGGGAGTCGTGGGAAGACGAGACGCTCGAGCCGTTTTTAGAGCACGGGGAACGCAAAGAGCGGTTCGCGACAGTCTCGAACCACGAGGTCGATCGTCTCTACACGCCTGAAGACATCGCCGACCTTGACTTCGACGAGGACCTCGGCTTCCCCGGCGAACCGCCGTACACCCGGGGGCCGTACCCGACGATGTACCGCGGGCGCACGTGGACGATGCGCCAGTTCGCCGGCTTCGGGACCGCAGAGGAGACCAACGAGCGCTTTCACTACCTGATCGACGAGGGCCAGACCGGGCTCTCGACGGCCTTCGACATGCCATCGCTGATGGGCCTCGACTCGGACCACCCGATGAGCGAGGGCGAGGTCGGCAAGGAAGGCGTCGCCGTCGACACGCTCCGGGACATGGAAGTCCTGTTCGACGGGATCGACATCGGCGAGGTCTCGACCTCGTTTACGATCAACCCATCAGCGGCGGTCATCTACGCGATGTACATCGCGCTGGCCGACCAGCAGGGTGTCCCCCGTGACGAGGTCCGGGGCACCCTCCAGAACGACATGCTCAAGGAGTTTATCGCCCAGAAGGAGTGGGTCATCCCACCCGAGCCCTCCCTCGAGGTCGTCACCGACACGATCGAGTTCGCCGTCGAGGAGACGCCGAAGTTCCACCCGGTCTCGATTTCGGGCTATCACATCCGCGAGGCCGGGTCGACTGCGGCCCAGGAAGCCGCCTTTACGCTCGCCGACGGCTTCGCCTACGTCGAGGACTGTCTCGAGCGCGGGCTCGACGTCGACGAGTTCGCCCCGTTGCTCTCTTTCTTCTTCAACTCGCACAACTCGATCTTCGAAGAAATCGCGAAGTTCCGGGCGTCACGTCGCGTCTACGCCCGTGTGATGGAAGATTGGTACGGCGCGGACGCGCCCGAATCCAAGCGCATGAAGTTCCACACCCAGACGGCGGGCCAGTCGCTGACGGCCCAGCAGCCCCTGAACAACATCGTCCGGGTGACGATCCAGGCGCTGGCCGGCGTCTTCGGCGGCACCCAGTCGCTGCACACTAACAGCTTCGACGAGGCCCTGGCGCTGCCGAGCGAAAAGGCCGTCCGCGTCGCCTTACGCACCCAGCAGATCATCGCCGAGGAATCCGGCGCGGCAGACATTGTCGACCCCATGGGCGGTTCCTTCGCCATCGAGAAACTCACCAACGAGATGGAAGCCGAGATCATGGCCTATCTCGAGGAGATCAAGGAGATGGGCGACGGCTCGGTTCGCGACGGCGTGCTCAACGGCATCAATCAGGGCTACTACCACCGCGAGATTCAAGAAGCCAGTTACGAGTACCAGCAACGCGTCGAACGCGGCGAGGAAGTCGTCGTTGGCGTCAACGAATACACCATCGAGGAAGACACCTCACCGGAGCTGTTACACGTCGACGAGACGACCCGAGACCGCCAACTCGAGCGCTTAGAACAGGTCAAAGCCGACCGTGACGACGAGGCAGTCGACGCGACGCTCGAGGCGCTGTCAGACGCGATTACGAGCGACGAGAACGTTATGCCCTACATCGTCGACGCCGTCAAGGCCTACGCGACGATGGGCGAGATCATGCAGGTCTTCCAGGACCACCACGGGGCCTACCGCGAAGAGATCAGCCCCGTCTGA
- a CDS encoding universal stress protein has translation MPQNLLVPFDGSPLSKRALEYAFDEYDDGNVVVLHVIDPNDPGYSSAVDVDVRTEPLHGSDAWYDRAHEVETQLFDEAREVAADAGADGELTTESAVGDPAREIVDYADAHDIDEIVIGSHGRSETSRTLLGSVAELVVRRSPVSVSVVRGSETR, from the coding sequence ATGCCACAGAATCTCCTCGTCCCGTTCGACGGGTCGCCGCTGTCCAAACGCGCACTCGAGTACGCGTTCGACGAATACGACGATGGAAACGTCGTCGTGCTCCACGTGATCGACCCGAACGACCCTGGCTACAGCTCCGCCGTCGATGTTGATGTCCGAACCGAACCGCTTCACGGATCCGACGCCTGGTACGACCGTGCCCACGAGGTCGAAACACAGCTGTTCGACGAGGCACGCGAGGTGGCCGCCGACGCCGGCGCTGATGGCGAGCTCACGACCGAATCGGCAGTCGGCGACCCGGCACGCGAAATCGTCGACTACGCCGACGCACACGACATCGACGAGATCGTCATCGGGAGCCACGGTCGCTCCGAGACGAGTCGCACCTTACTCGGGAGCGTCGCCGAACTGGTCGTTCGCCGCTCGCCGGTGAGCGTCAGCGTGGTTCGCGGCTCGGAGACGCGCTAA
- a CDS encoding N-acetyltransferase family protein has product MTIRDATTDDIDAIQRVAHSSWEADYPDILSRESIQEGVDDWYTEALIRDSIIWSQALMLVAERDDSIVGFAHATFEPDEHTGTILRVYVDPDHRGEGIGSDLLTETRDRLFEQGVEQVSAMVLAANDIGNEFYQAFGFEQTATEQVTIGDERYEECTYVLERKSENQ; this is encoded by the coding sequence ATGACAATCCGTGACGCGACGACCGACGACATCGACGCGATTCAACGCGTAGCCCATTCTTCATGGGAAGCAGATTACCCGGATATTCTGAGCCGCGAGTCGATTCAGGAGGGAGTTGACGACTGGTACACCGAGGCGTTGATTCGCGACTCGATCATCTGGTCGCAGGCGCTCATGCTGGTCGCCGAGCGGGACGACTCGATCGTTGGGTTCGCACACGCCACGTTCGAGCCGGACGAACACACGGGGACGATCCTTCGTGTGTACGTCGACCCTGACCACCGCGGTGAGGGGATCGGGAGCGACCTCCTGACCGAGACCCGAGACCGGCTGTTTGAGCAGGGCGTCGAACAGGTCAGCGCGATGGTGCTCGCAGCAAACGACATCGGCAACGAGTTCTACCAAGCGTTTGGCTTCGAGCAGACGGCAACCGAACAAGTCACGATCGGCGACGAGCGCTACGAAGAGTGTACGTACGTCCTCGAGCGCAAGTCTGAAAATCAGTGA
- a CDS encoding AMP phosphorylase gives MRLETTRIDIGTSRPLVLLNTADATELGAHPLDRLRIDENGTTTGIVKVTDELVERGVLGVTEPLHHVRGPVDVALAGTPQSVQYVRKKLNDIELESHELEAIVQDIHENRLSDIELSAYVSGVYANGLSLQETKHLTRAMTDIGQQLSWETPVVADKHSIGGVAGNCVTPIIVSIVAAAGLTMPKTSSRAVTSPAGTADVVEVFCDVEFSMDEIESIVAETNGCLVWGGGVDLSPVDDAIIRAENPLSIDPPGQLMASVLSKKRSAGSTHVVIDIPYGEGAKVESLADARELADDIKRVGAHLDVAVTCAITHGTEPIGRGVGPLLEARDVLAVLGGDGPESLRLKSVRLAEMLLAHCGVDASATEILESGQALDRFRRIVAAQGGDPDVEPDDLKPGSESTTVQADRSGVVTSVDNRQLCDLARRAGAPKDARAGLVIHTSTTEPVEPGDDLYTIYAETASKRAAAETLAADREPIRVRSKTDALVEQR, from the coding sequence ATGCGACTCGAGACAACCCGGATCGACATCGGAACGAGCCGCCCGCTCGTTCTGTTGAACACTGCCGACGCGACCGAACTGGGTGCGCACCCGCTCGACCGACTCCGGATCGACGAAAACGGCACGACGACGGGGATCGTCAAAGTGACCGACGAACTGGTCGAGCGGGGCGTCCTCGGCGTGACCGAGCCGTTACATCACGTTCGCGGCCCCGTCGACGTGGCACTCGCCGGGACGCCGCAATCGGTTCAGTACGTCCGCAAGAAGTTGAACGACATCGAACTCGAGAGCCACGAACTCGAGGCAATCGTCCAGGACATCCACGAGAACCGGCTGTCGGATATCGAGTTGAGCGCGTACGTCTCGGGGGTCTACGCGAATGGACTCTCCCTCCAGGAGACCAAACACCTCACGCGGGCGATGACTGACATCGGCCAGCAACTCTCGTGGGAGACGCCGGTCGTCGCCGACAAACACTCGATCGGCGGCGTGGCAGGGAATTGCGTCACGCCGATCATCGTCTCGATCGTCGCGGCGGCTGGCTTGACGATGCCCAAGACCTCGTCGCGTGCCGTGACCTCGCCGGCCGGGACCGCAGACGTCGTGGAGGTCTTCTGTGACGTCGAGTTTTCGATGGACGAGATCGAGTCGATCGTCGCGGAGACGAACGGCTGTCTCGTCTGGGGCGGCGGCGTCGACCTCTCGCCGGTCGACGACGCGATCATCCGCGCCGAGAACCCACTGTCGATCGACCCGCCGGGCCAGCTCATGGCCTCGGTGCTCTCGAAAAAGCGCAGCGCCGGCTCAACACACGTCGTGATCGACATCCCCTACGGCGAGGGCGCAAAAGTCGAGAGCCTCGCCGACGCCCGCGAACTCGCCGACGACATCAAGCGCGTCGGTGCCCACCTCGACGTGGCGGTCACCTGCGCGATCACCCACGGAACGGAGCCGATCGGTCGCGGTGTCGGCCCTCTTCTCGAGGCCCGGGACGTCCTCGCCGTCTTGGGCGGGGACGGCCCGGAGTCGCTCCGTCTCAAGTCGGTTCGGCTGGCCGAGATGCTCCTTGCACACTGTGGCGTCGACGCATCAGCGACCGAGATCCTCGAGTCGGGCCAGGCGCTCGATCGGTTCCGACGCATCGTCGCGGCACAGGGTGGCGATCCGGATGTCGAGCCCGACGACCTCAAGCCGGGCTCCGAATCGACGACCGTCCAGGCCGACCGGTCGGGCGTCGTAACGAGCGTCGACAACAGGCAGCTCTGTGACCTCGCGCGGCGGGCGGGCGCACCGAAGGACGCTCGTGCTGGCCTCGTCATCCACACGTCGACGACCGAGCCGGTCGAACCCGGTGATGACCTCTATACCATCTACGCGGAGACGGCGAGCAAACGCGCCGCGGCGGAGACGCTGGCTGCGGACCGCGAGCCGATCCGGGTACGGAGCAAGACCGACGCGCTCGTCGAACAGCGGTGA
- a CDS encoding COG1361 S-layer family protein — protein MTGRSPYEPTRRHRRIVALLLVAVVVASGVGSVAALPDGSSVTPQVSAPDNATERNEAATTVDGDSTADGTTIRPQPGPPVPEGNETIDTSETGASTAETAGLPVLRPADDNVTVAVAENESVRAGETTTMTFEVTNDGDEDVTDVVVTLQSTGTVTFGPPTAPQPSQSISIEELDDDETETVTIDVSAASVESGTYPVFATVQYTIDEDDNDDDDDDTDETVVTGGPSPVPIPVDDAHSFDITPVRDRIPVDGSGVYTVRVTNDGSETVTDVVAALNVTPPLSSESPTAYIGTLEAGESETVRFALESSSDAIETTTGVAVTLSYDTETEDRTRTDPVTTPVTIADTDEPTDVDSVAPFAAVAVVFVLAAIWWLRRR, from the coding sequence ATGACTGGGAGGAGTCCGTATGAGCCGACACGGCGACACCGCCGCATTGTCGCCCTCTTGCTCGTCGCAGTGGTGGTCGCCAGCGGCGTCGGCAGTGTCGCTGCGCTCCCCGATGGCAGCAGTGTCACGCCGCAAGTTAGCGCGCCAGACAACGCCACGGAGCGCAACGAGGCGGCCACGACGGTCGACGGAGACAGCACTGCCGATGGGACGACCATCCGTCCTCAACCCGGACCGCCTGTGCCCGAAGGTAACGAGACGATCGACACTTCGGAGACGGGAGCATCGACGGCGGAGACGGCAGGCCTCCCCGTGCTACGACCGGCTGACGACAACGTCACGGTTGCCGTCGCGGAGAACGAGTCCGTCCGTGCGGGTGAGACGACGACGATGACCTTCGAGGTGACAAACGACGGCGACGAGGACGTGACAGACGTCGTCGTCACGTTACAGTCGACAGGGACGGTCACGTTCGGCCCGCCGACTGCACCACAGCCGAGCCAGTCGATCTCGATCGAGGAACTCGACGACGACGAGACCGAGACCGTTACCATCGACGTCAGTGCAGCCAGCGTCGAGTCGGGGACGTATCCGGTGTTTGCAACCGTCCAGTACACCATCGACGAGGACGACAACGACGATGATGACGATGACACCGACGAAACAGTCGTGACTGGCGGTCCCTCGCCAGTTCCGATCCCGGTCGACGATGCCCACTCGTTCGACATCACACCGGTCCGTGACCGGATTCCAGTCGACGGGTCTGGAGTCTATACGGTTCGGGTGACGAACGACGGCTCCGAGACAGTGACCGATGTCGTCGCCGCGCTGAACGTGACGCCGCCACTCTCGAGCGAGTCGCCGACTGCGTACATCGGAACGCTCGAGGCCGGCGAGTCGGAAACGGTTCGGTTCGCCCTCGAGTCGTCGTCGGACGCGATCGAGACGACGACCGGCGTCGCGGTCACGCTCAGCTACGATACCGAGACCGAGGATCGCACGAGGACGGACCCGGTGACGACGCCGGTCACGATCGCTGACACCGACGAGCCGACCGACGTCGACTCGGTCGCTCCGTTTGCCGCCGTCGCGGTCGTGTTCGTGCTCGCGGCTATCTGGTGGCTTCGCAGGCGGTGA
- a CDS encoding ABC transporter permease, whose translation MLEMTSFEAGRRLRGSLLLAGALIALIVLTVALFPSIEETGVDFDAYLESLPPEATRAFVGSVTTLTTIEGYLVSQLYQFGWVLLLAIYYAYAAASTVAGEIERGTAEVMLSLPISRTRFVVAKFLSLVPGLVLVNAITFLAIYLGVELVGESVSVTRLFAVHAYSIAYLLACAGVGLVASVAFDSIRRAQTVGAGAVFGLFLLDTFTFDTEYEWLGDIAFSRYFDPGAILVDGEIAWPDLSLLVIAVVVLVVASSEFFERRDLSG comes from the coding sequence ATGCTCGAGATGACATCCTTCGAGGCGGGTCGTCGGCTCCGCGGATCGCTGTTGCTCGCCGGTGCGCTGATCGCGTTGATCGTCCTTACGGTCGCGCTCTTTCCGTCGATCGAGGAGACGGGTGTCGATTTCGACGCCTATCTCGAGTCGTTGCCACCCGAGGCAACGCGGGCGTTCGTCGGGAGCGTGACGACGCTGACGACGATCGAGGGGTATCTCGTCTCACAGCTCTATCAGTTCGGCTGGGTGTTGTTGCTCGCGATCTATTATGCGTACGCCGCCGCATCGACGGTCGCCGGTGAGATCGAACGCGGCACGGCAGAAGTGATGCTGTCGTTGCCGATCTCGCGTACGCGGTTCGTCGTCGCGAAGTTTCTGTCACTCGTGCCGGGACTGGTCCTGGTCAACGCGATCACCTTTCTGGCGATCTATCTCGGCGTGGAACTCGTCGGCGAATCGGTGTCCGTGACCCGGCTGTTTGCTGTCCACGCGTACTCGATCGCGTACTTACTCGCCTGTGCCGGCGTCGGACTGGTCGCCTCGGTCGCGTTCGACTCCATCCGTCGGGCACAGACCGTGGGAGCGGGAGCCGTTTTCGGGCTGTTCTTGCTCGATACGTTTACGTTCGACACCGAGTACGAGTGGCTCGGCGATATCGCGTTCTCACGCTACTTCGATCCGGGCGCGATACTCGTCGACGGCGAGATTGCGTGGCCGGATCTGTCACTCCTCGTGATCGCCGTCGTCGTCCTCGTCGTTGCGAGTAGCGAATTCTTCGAGCGACGCGATCTCTCCGGCTGA
- a CDS encoding ATP-binding cassette domain-containing protein, whose translation MTSAEPPPIETDGLTKYYGDVRGLEDLSIAVERGEIFGFLGPNGAGKSTAIRVLLGLLKPTEGEARLLGHDVTDRTGLREAKRHLGYLPSDVTFYDRVTGEAVLDYFGQLRGDERRAELLERFPVPLERNVKAYSSGNRQKLAIIATFMHDPELVIMDEPTSGLDPLVQNEFYDLLDERQEQGGTSFFSSHILSEVRRVCDRVGIIRKGRLIELDTVDNILEAGGTVVTVRLDENPPVSALEFPGTAHVERQDETYRLVLAREFDALIDRLHEYTVLDLTVREASIEDVFMHFYGESDEDDRERTARSESDA comes from the coding sequence GTGACTAGCGCCGAGCCACCGCCGATCGAAACCGACGGGCTGACGAAGTACTACGGAGATGTCCGCGGGCTCGAGGACCTCTCGATCGCTGTCGAACGCGGTGAGATCTTCGGTTTTCTCGGCCCGAACGGCGCGGGAAAGTCGACGGCGATTCGTGTCCTGCTCGGGCTGTTGAAACCCACTGAGGGCGAAGCCCGACTGCTGGGACACGACGTCACGGACCGGACTGGGTTGCGCGAGGCGAAACGACACCTTGGCTATCTACCGAGCGACGTGACGTTCTACGACCGGGTGACCGGCGAGGCGGTCCTCGACTACTTCGGTCAACTCAGAGGTGACGAGCGACGGGCCGAACTGCTCGAGCGGTTTCCGGTTCCCCTCGAGCGCAACGTCAAGGCCTACTCGAGCGGCAATAGACAGAAACTCGCCATCATCGCGACGTTCATGCACGATCCAGAGCTGGTCATCATGGACGAGCCCACGTCGGGGCTCGATCCGCTCGTCCAGAACGAGTTTTACGACCTGCTCGATGAACGCCAGGAACAAGGTGGAACGAGCTTCTTTTCCTCGCACATTCTGAGCGAGGTCCGCCGCGTTTGCGATCGCGTCGGGATCATCAGGAAGGGTCGGCTGATTGAACTCGACACCGTCGACAACATCCTCGAAGCGGGTGGGACGGTCGTTACCGTCCGACTCGACGAGAACCCGCCGGTGTCGGCGCTCGAGTTCCCGGGCACGGCACACGTCGAACGGCAGGACGAGACGTACCGGCTCGTGCTCGCACGGGAGTTCGACGCGCTGATCGATCGCTTGCACGAGTACACCGTTCTCGATCTGACTGTCCGTGAGGCGTCCATCGAGGACGTGTTCATGCATTTCTACGGCGAGTCCGACGAAGACGATCGAGAGCGCACAGCGCGATCGGAGTCCGACGCCTGA